In Quercus robur chromosome 10, dhQueRobu3.1, whole genome shotgun sequence, a genomic segment contains:
- the LOC126701758 gene encoding protein PSK SIMULATOR 1-like, translating into MGAFCSRSSKHDHDHNNKYAKTKTGSTATVKKNNSNNLTKPQVQDSKQEVQQPIVAHYETDGTGTGGAAATEDDFYDGIPRYNAASLKSRSIRSKQAAVAKVSEVSSRLGRAGTLGLGKAAEVLDTLGSSMANLNSGSGFVSVVATKGNEIGILSFEVANTIMKGHNLMKSLSKRSIRQLKEVVLPSDGVQNLVSEDMDELLQIVAADKRDELKVFSGEVVRFGNRCKDAQWHELDRYFEKISRKLTPQKQLRDEAESVMQQLMTLVQSTAELYHEMHGLDRFEQDYQRKRQEEDKSLANQRGDNVAIIRGEMKSQKKQVKVLKKKSLWSRSMEEVMEKLVDIVQFLHFEIHNAFGSSEGCEPADESPSSHRRLGPSGLSLHYANIVIQIDTLVLRSSSVAQNTKDALYQSLPPSIKSALRSKLQSFHVKEELTVTDIKAEMEKTLQWLVPIATNTAKAHHGFGWVGEWAGTGSEVNRKSVVQTDLIRIETFHHADKEKTEAYVLDLLLWLHHLISRSKAVTNGGGMRPPIKSPNSKSQPTTTEQPKQMPTNGQSPMLTTEEQEMLQCVNKKRLTPGTSKSQDFNHGKTKLKKQSSLSKSCNTSPTRGSKELLPLKRISSGLPLIVLGVEKEQALDVIDALDVIDRVAVLR; encoded by the exons ATGGGAGCTTTTTGTTCAAGGAGTTCAAAACATGACCATGATCATAACAATAAATATGCTAAAACAAAAACTGGTTCAACAGCAACGGTGAAGAAGAACAATagtaataatttgactaagccGCAGGTACAAGACTCGAAGCAGGAGGTACAACAGCCGATTGTTGCGCATTATGAGACAGATGGTACAGGTACAGGTGGTGCTGCAGCAACAGAAGATGATTTCTATGATGGGATTCCTCGCTACAACGCCGCCTCTCTCAAGTCAAGATCAATACGCTCTAAGCAAGCTGCTGTTGCTAAG GTCTCGGAGGTGAGTTCACGTTTAGGCAGGGCTGGAACTCTTGGCCTTGGGAAGGCAGCAGAGGTCTTGGACACACTTGGGAGTAGCATGGCAAATTTGAATTCTGGAAGTGGTTTTGTTTCTGTAGTAGCAACTAAAGGAAATGAAATTGGAATTTTATCGTTTGAGGTTGCAAATACTATTATGAAAGGACATAATCTTATGAAATCCCTATCAAAAAGAAGTATTAGGCAATTGAAAGAAGTGGTGCTTCCTTCGGATGGTGTGCAAAATTTAGTATCGGAAGATATGGATGAACTCCTACAGATTGTTGCAGCTGACAAGAG GGATGAGTTGAAAGTATTTTCAGGGGAGGTGGTTCGCTTTGGAAATCGTTGCAAAGATGCTCAGTGGCATGAGCTGGACCGTTATTTTGAGAA AATCAGCAGAAAGCTTACCCCTCAAAAGCAACTGAGGGACGAGGCAGAATCAGTGATGCAGCAACTGATGACATTGGTTCAGTCTACAGCT GAATTATACCATGAAATGCATGGTTTGGATCGATTTGAGCAAGATTATCAGCGTAAGCGTCAAGAGGAGGATAAGTCACTTGCCAATCAGAGAG GTGACAATGTTGCGATCATAAGGGGAGAAATGAAAAGCCAAAAAAAGCAAGtaaaagttttaaagaaaaagtccCTCTGGTCCAGAAGTATGGAAGAG GTGATGGAGAAGCTTGTAGACATTGtccaatttttacattttgaaATACATAATGCCTTTGGCAGTTCTG AAGGTTGTGAGCCGGCAGATGAATCTCCGAGCAGTCATCGAAGACTGGGACCTTCTGGCCTTTCATTGCATTATGCAAATATAGTGATCCAAATTGATACTCTT GTACTCCGGTCAAGTTCTGTAGCTCAAAATACAAAGGATGCATTATACCAGAGCTTGCCACCTAGTATAAAATCCGCTCTACGCTCCAAATTACAATCTTTTCATGTTAAAGAAGAG CTCACTGTCACAGACATCAAAGCTGAAATGGAGAAGACTTTGCAGTGGCTTGTTCCAATTGCCACAAACACAGCCAA AGCCCATCATGGTTTTGGTTGGGTTGGCGAGTGGGCAGGCACTGG TTCTGAGGTAAACCGGAAGTCTGTGGTGCAGACTGATTTGATTCGAATTGAGACATTCCACCATGCAGATAAGGAAAAAACTGAAGCCTATGTACTTGACTTATTATTATGGCTTCACCATTTGATCAGCCGAAGTAAGGCTGTTACAAATGGTGGTGGCATGAGACCACCCATCAAGTCCCCAAACAGTAAATCCCAACCAACGACAACCGAGCAGCCCAAGCAAATGCCAACAAATGGCCAGTCACCTATGCTAACAACTGAAGAACAGGAGATGTTGCAGTGTGTTAATAAGAAAAGACTGACCCCAGGGACCAGTAAGAGTCAGGACTTCAATCATGGGAAGACCAAGTTAAAAAAGCAAAGCAGTTTGAGCAAGAGTTGTAACACCTCCCCAACAAGGGGAAGCAAGGAATTGTTGCCTCTTAAGAGGATTTCTTCTGGGCTTCCTCTCATTGTTCTTGGTGTTGAAAAGGAGCAGGCATTGGATGTCATCGACGCATTGGATGTCATCGACAGAGTGGCTGTGCTTAGATAA